GAATACAAAATGGGCACAGATACATATCATAGCTTGCTAAATTTATTCGTGTATCGACGACGACGTACCCCGAGTTTCTTCCCGGTTTGATTCAGCTCATCCTGGATGTACCTCCTCGCCTTGGGATCACTGCACAACTCAGCGTAGTCACCAGACTTGCCGTTAAGTGCAGCCCAGTCCTCAATGGCTTGCTTCTCAGGGACGACCACAGCAACAAGGAAGGACTCGAAGCTGTTCCCGTAGACCCAAACCTTGTTCAAACAGGAGAGACTCTTGGTCAGTTACATCTGAACAAAACCATGAATCTGACGCactgtaattttatttatttattcattcTGTTTTTGCTTATCGTACCGACGCAACGAGTTGAGACTGCGTGTATGCGCTTTCCAGGACCTCCACTGCCACATACTCCCCCTGGGACAGCTTGAAGATGTTCTTCTTTCTGTCGATGATCTTCATCGTGCCATCCGGTTGCCACTCCCCGATATCGCCTTAGTACATAAATTGGTTGCAAATTTTGTTAGGGACCATATGTTCATTCATGTGTTGTATGCTACGCTTAGGAATGGAAGAGAAGGGGCTGCACCTGTATGGAACCACCCGTCTGAGTACACTTCCTCTGTGAGGTCAGGGCGCTTGTAGTACCCGGAGAACAAGGTGTGTCCCCTCAAGCAGATCTCGCCTCGCGGCGCACTGGAGAGCGCGTCGTAGCCCATTTCAGGAACGGACTCCAACCGTGCCTCGACCGCCGTCACGGGAGGGCCAACCGTCCCAATCATCGAGATAACGTTGGCGATCGACGTAAAGCATCCCGAACAGCTCTCAGTGAGCCCTGCATACCAATCGCACGGTTAACAGTTTATCATTCCTCGGCATCAAAAGTAACTAGACTGCTAggatactagtagtaaataatttaAGATAAGTTTACTGACATTCATTTCACATGATCGTAGTCCATAACTAGTTAAATGCTGAACCAAGTCATGACCAAAGAACCAAGGACAAACTTGCCAGTATGGTTATGATGAGCACAGTTGTCATAAGAATTCTAATAGTCTCACCATATCCTTGTGCAAGGACACTGCAGCTGGTAACTCGCATGAACTCTTCAATGTGTCTTGGCAAAGGCGCCGCGCCGGATAGCATGAGGCGTATGCGGCCTCCAAGCCCTTCCTTTATCTGTAACATCAATGATAAAAGAATCTTAAATATATATACCAATGGAGTAAAAATAAAGAAACATGGGGACTTCAAATATTTTACGTACTTTGCTGAAGACTATTTTGTCAAAAAATGGCGATGCTTCATGCTGTTTGAATCCGTTCATTAAGTTGCCAAGTTTGCTGATGACAATTTGATGGGTTAATTATGTTTAAACTCAAAACATGAAAAGGGAGTAAAAATTAGATGCTAATTTAACCTTGTTGAAATACTTACGAGTTGTAAGCATACTGAAAAAGAGATTAAATAGTAGGTGTTTATTTAATCTTGTTGAAAATACTTACTAGTTGTAAGCATACTGAAAAAGGTGCTTGGCTATCAGCCCTCCAGACTGAATTTTTTGGTTGATACCTTCAGTTCATAAGATTCCTCAATTATGATGAAGCACAAAATGCGGTGGGAATTTTGGAAAAACAATAATGGAGGTTTGCATAATACCTGTGTATATACGATCATAAACGCGAGGAACACCACAGAATATTGTTGGTTTCATCAGTTGCACATCCTCCATCAGGTACCTAATGTCCTATTAAGAAAGTTTTACCTCTTAGATGAGGAAGTCACAGAAAAGCGACATAAGTTTTTTTGCTTGCAAGATATAGCTCCATACCCCTTGCCAGAATCCAATGGAAGCCCCTTTGGAGATGCAGTAATTTCCGATTACTTGATCGAAAATGTGAGCTAATGGAAGATAGGAAAAGTATGAATCATATTCGTCCACCTGCAAACATATTTTGATTTAGGTTATCATTAAACAGTAATATTTATCAGGTTGACATGACAGGAAAACAAAGCTCTAAATCATCGATGAACAAACCATGACCACTTTTTCACTATTTTTTGATTAAAATGTTTTTTGTGAAAAAAACAACTTACGAACTATTTAAAAATAAGAACACATTCACGCTCGATTGCCATtcttttgtttaaaccttttccgaAAAGAAAAAGGGAGACCTGTACAGAGAAAAGCCCCACTGAAATTCTAGTTTTGACGCATATAAATAAAGGTTTACCACTTTATCTGTCaattggaggaggtgctctgtgGTGGTAACCCCAGCTACGATAGCCCTGTTCGTGATTATCACACCCTTTGGCTCCCCTGTTGTTCCACTGGTATACATGATTGTACAAATGTCGTCCTTTTGTTTCTTAGGAAGTTCTTTAGTTTCTTCTCCCTGTTAAAAGAGCATTTTATGGGTCAGACCATTTACAATCTTGTAATGGAGTAGTTTAATAGGAATTCACACTAACCATTGTAGAAAATTCTTCCCAGGAAAAGCAAGATACTCCTAATTGTTCAACTTCCCTTTTCAGCTCAATTGTCACATCTCCAAAACTAACAATGGCTGACGTTGCACACATAAAGTAAGAAATTAATCACAGAAAATTGGGAATAGTTGATGTCCGGACCCCAGATAGCTAACCTTTGATGTGGGCTGTACACTTTGGGAGTACGGCGACAATCTGAAAAATTGCAGTTCAGGGACTAGTTAGATGTGTCGGAAAGAATGATGTGTAACTGTGATCTTCGCAACcaatctcaagcttagtaacattgaTTTCTGCAGCTTCAGGGCTAGCTTTTATTGTATCTCAGTTCCTATTAATCAACTCTATAGAAACATATGCACAGTAGCATTTAATGGAGACAAGCTAATATATATGACGCCACGCAGAAGACAACAATGTTTTGTATAGTTAAGGTAATGCTCATAGTAGTTAAAGATATATGGTTTTGCTTACTGATTTTATCTTGCTCTCCTGCATAAAGGCTATGGAGATCTCAGCATGGTCCAAGATAAATTCAACTGCATTTTGTCCTGCATTGCGTTGCAACTTATCCAGTCAATGAAACATTGCAAGGTGCAAAGCAAAACATGGTTAAGAATCCAGACTTCCATTCATGGACTAATGTAAATTATCATTGTTTGGAAAAAAGATATTATACTGATATTTGACAAATTATTCTCCCAAATAAAAAGtgctcttcatgaagacatgaacCCTTGTGCATTCACATAGAGGTTTGTGTCTTAGTGTGTGTGAGCAAGAATCGTGAACGTACCGAGGGTGTCATACAGTGGTACATAACAAATTCCTTGGCTGTTGCAAGCCTGCAGAAGAAACAATACAATCAAAATGAAATCTCACATCAGTTTACAGAATGTTCCTGAAGCCTTGTTAAAATGAATGAATATCATGAATTCTCACCTGCATGGCCATGACCCATTCTGGGCAGTTGGATCCATATATGGCACAGTGAGCCCCCTACCAACACAAATCAACAATGTCTAACAAACATTCTGCTATAGATTTTGCATGATCAAAAGGAATTTTTCGGCGTTTAAAGACAGAGCAACATTCTTGACTCACCGGCTTAACCCCGAAGCCTCTGATAGCTGCTCCAATCTGGATGACCTTCTGGTACACTTGTTCATACGTTTGCCATACATAGTCACCAGCCTGAATTTCACACCAAAATTTTGCATCCTCCCAAATCAAAATCCCTTTTTTAATTACCATTTTGCCCATTATACTGAATTGCTCTGCTTTACCTTGCCCTCAGAAACCTGGCGCCGGCCGAGCATTCTGTTCTTGGGATACTTCTTGACTGCCCCACTGCAGGAACGTACGGAAACAGAAAGGAAAAAAATGAACAAAATTCTCTGAAACCTCAACACCTTCAGCGCTCGGATCACTGAAACTTAGTATGACAGAATGCTTAGGAATGGAGTGTAAGGAAATCAGCATGCTGCCAGGACCCATGAACGAACCTGAAGAAGTCCCATGGGGAATGGATTTCCTGCGGAAGCCGCATGAGGCCGTCCTTGGCGTAGATGCTCCGGTAGACCGGCCCGGCTGCCGGCCTGCCTCCGGCGGCCGGCGTCGCCTCGCCCACCTTCACGGTGTACACCGTCTTCTCCATCGAACCTTCCTCTCCAGCTAGCAATGGACGGCCGGACGGGGCTTGGTGCCGTCAGATGCAGATATGTTTTCTCCTTGAGCTTGCTGAGCTTGTAGCTTGAGTCAGTCAGTGAGGGCTTGGTGCTCAGATGTGTGGCAGTTAATGGTGGTGGCGAAGGTTGGTGGGCAATTTAAAGCTTGTGTTCCTATTCTGGTGCTGTTGGTGCGTGTCTACGTGTGGGTTGGCTGCCGTTGCAAATAAATTAGGGATGATTCGAAGACGTCACTCAATATTACTCACTCGGTCCAAAACAGTTTGTCTCAAGGTTGTCCCAAACTTGGTGTTAGACATCTATTCGAGGGATAAACTTTTTTAGACTGAGGGAGTACCGTTTTACAATTTTATTTCTCTTGTTCAATCTTTCAACCGCTTTGCGATGTTTTTTTTGTACAAAAAGGCCAAAGGCCATATATTAAGTAGTACAAACCCTTAAAAAACACGCGTGCCAAAACTAAAAAATACATTCAGATTTTTGAGGGAGCCGaagtcttcttcctcctatatCCACCGGCAGCGTGCCGTGAGCAAAACTTGTTGCCGCCTCTATACCTCCGTCTCGGCGGTAACTTCATTTTATCAACTCCCTCACATGTTTTAACTACACATTTTTTTAAATGGAGTTTTTTAATTGCATCGTGTGTTTCAACTGCATCACATGTTACTACACTTTCTTCTGTGCCACGTTTGAACTACATTACTTTTAATTGCATCACATGTTTGATGTTTCTATGGCATCAGTGCTTTGGTTGATGTATATTTTGAGATAATAGTTTTCCATTTGTAGGTTGGAGTGTCTAGAATTACATAAATCGGCAATGCTAGTGACATTTTCCCTCGTCAAAGGATATTTCATCATTCGACGGTTTGAGTGGCGGGCAGCTCTTGTCGCGCCTTGATTGCCTGCTTATGCGGGCATGGTCATCACTTGCGTGGAATCTCACGtcatggtcatgcatgcatctagcTTATGAGATCGTGAAAAGTGGAGGCGGCGGCACATGAGGAGTTTGATTTGGTCGTGCTTCTCGAGTACCCTGTCTTGAACTTGGTGCTGAAAATCCCAGGTCCGACCTTTAGTTGATCATACCTGGTAAGGCGGCACTTTGCATCATTACCTTGTCAAAGGTTTTGCTTGGAGTTTGAACCTGACCTTCATGGTGAAAGCTCGGGATCTGGCCTTCAATAATTGGATCTGGCGACCGTGACATCCATGCATTGTTTCATACACTGAGACGTTGTTTTTGAAGAACCTTACTCGCGCTCATTATGGTGTCATGATATGGTTGGCACCAATGGTTGTTGTTGCATTTTGCCGGTCGTTATGGTTTTGTTTTTCACCTAGACGTAGCTCCGGTCTTGTTTGTTTCTTGCTCTTTGATAGCATGATTTTTTTGTGTTTCTGTGTCGGTATTGATTGTGTTTATGTGCATCCTAGTCATGCAGAAACCGAATATGTGTTTGTATTCCCTTAATGCTCAATAAATAGCGTCGTTTATCGGGGAAAAAGAAGACAAAGAATATGGTGGCCTAAACAAGTGATAAGATATGACAAAAAATCGGTAGCAAAATAATTTTCAAGCACTTAATCTGAATATGTTTTTTACTCCTATTtacttgcactccggatagcaacacCATTTGTACTATCTTGAAAGCAAAACTAAATGAGCAATCCTCAAATGGCCAAGTTGTTATCAGATCCGGGGTTCTGGAGTGATAGGCGTACACGGACTAGGACGCTGCGGCACGACATGGACGAGATGCGGCGGCAATTGAAGGCGTTGCATGCCAGCAGTGGAAAATGCAGGTCCGAGGCTCAACAACTTTGGGCAGCAATCACACGTCCATTTTTAAAGCCTCCAGGCATCTTGATCCATTGGCAGACAATTAATACAGTGATGTTGCTGCTTTCTTAATTATATAGCTGCCATCTCAATTACTCTTGTAGTATACATATCACCTGTGCGACTTTTCTGGCATCTCAATAATACTCCTGTAAGAAAAGTCGCCAACCATCACAAATTCGAACAGCTGTGTGGTTTGGATGGTCCAGACTCCAGAGGAAGTCATTGACATCATACGTCGTGATTGTAACACTTGAATTCGAGTAATACAAGTTTTCGCAAAAAAAAGTCACCAACAGTTAATATAAATTACAAGGAGCCCTCACGTATGCAGCCAGTAATTTTTCCAGAAATCAACACTTTTCGCACAAAGCGACATCGACAGCGTCGTCCAACGTGATGCCATCTCCCAGCTCCTGGCCACCGGTTGAgccatgctactccctccgtcccaaaaagaTTGTTCCAACCTTGTCCCTTAAATGAGTATGTGCCACCTGTTACGATGCTATGTGCCACCGGTTGTTACAACGTTTTTCTTCGGTTGTTACAAAATGTTAATTGTGTATATCATATGTATGAAAAAAGTTTGTGACAATTAAACAAtgtcacatatttcaaaaacaatgTACGTcatatttaaaaaaaaatcttcATGTGTTTCAAATATGTGTCCATGTCGCTCAAAAAGCGCTTGTATAATGTACATAAATGATTCCATAGTTCAAAAAAATGTTTCACCATTAAAAATATGtttcaacatgtatttgaaaaatatattgAAAACATTTTCTAATATATTGAAtatgtatttgaaaatgttaaaattATATGACAAATATTTACTTTTATAGAAATAGTGTACAATGTAtatgaaaaaaaaagaaatgtaTTGGAAAAacagaaaaatgaaaaagaaacaaaaagaaaagcgAAGAAATCAAAGAAACTTGAAAATtccaaagaaaagaaagaaaaggaaattataaagaagaaaaagaaaaaccaaagaaaatcattgaaaaacaaagaaaaccaaaaacaTATTTTTCTTTTGCGGTAAAACCGAAAACATATAACAAAGAAAAAACTAAAAAACCAGTGACgcaacaaagaaaaccaaagaaagAAAACAGACTGAATGCAATGACCGGACGCGGCGAGCGAAGGCAACGGGCGAACGAACTAAAGATTCGGCCCGTAGTCGTTCAACTCCTATTAGAAATTGGTACTGCGAGACATAACTGACCGATCGAGGTTGGGCGTGTCTGGCACATCATGGAACTGCCCCATGGGGAGAGCAACTAACCAAGGGGTACCCCTTGTAGGAGCCCCTCAAGGGTCACTTTGGATGGGTTGAGATCGCGCCACTTGGCGCGTTCTCAGCCGCCGCCAAGTGTCCCTTGCTGGGCGCTCCCTCGAATTCTTTTTATTTTTATACGCATTTTCATGATTTAGATGGGGTTTTGGGGGAGTTTCCGGCCTTCTGATTTTCATGAGATTTTGGAGAAAAGCAAAAAAATGAGTTTTGTTTCTTCCGCGAGCGGCATAGTTGTGCCTCTcacaaaaaacgtgttttttcttTCAGGCACAAATTTGCTTTTGCGAGAAGCACAACTATgtcttttgaaaaaaaaatgttcttTAACACAGCACAGATGCAGGCAGTCGTACAAATGCACATACACTCATCCATATGACTGCACacactatccctatgagcacctcaaaAAGACTGagccgcatatcatcttgagatagaCGAAGTCGGCATAGATGTCAAGTTTAGGACtagaaccctggtgggttgtggataccactgtcctcctaatcatccaaccacatgttggttcgcaAAAACGCATATATTTTTGCTTCGACGAGAAGCACATATTTGTTTTCTCGTGAAGGCACATatttgcttccatgagaggcacaATTGTGCCTCTCGAAAAGTGAAAAATGCATGTtttttttgcttccgtgagaggtacGGATTTGATGTGTCTCTTGGAAGGAGAAAAAGTAAAGAAAACATTTATGTTTTTGGCTACGGTTTTCTTTCATGTTTTTTTTTGGGTGATTTACGGAAAAAAGTTTGTCGAAACCTATTAATATGAGATCTAATTTCAAAGATCTTGACACGAGGAATCCGATGATGACAgtttaaaagataaaacattttgagaAAACAAATCTACGTAAAAAGAAAAAACTCCTAGATAGCCACTTGCAAGCACCTTAGGGACTTCTTTTTTCCTTTGCAGATCCCATTAAACCACTGATTTCTCCCAATGGGACTCGAGCCTTGTTCACTCCCAAGTGCTATGTCTCGCATTAAGCGAGACGGTAGCAGCTTTTGCTTAAAGAAATAGCGACTCGCGCAGGcaattttttttggttttgttttcttATTTCTTCTCTGTTTTTTTGAGTTTTCATTTTtggttttctttgtgttttttcatttttttaatcaatttttcttctcttactcatttccttcttctttttcttcattaTTTGTTTCCTTCTTGGTTTTCAACATTTTTTGTAATTCTTTTTTTTACTTTTACTGTTCTTTCATTCTTTTTACATTTCTTTCTTCGGTtttatttttgtttccttttttgctttgctttcttttttggttctcattttttctttttgttttaatTCTGCATATTCCATATTCATGAAGAAATAATTTCAAATACATGTTTAAATTTTTCGTAATATGACTTTAACCTTTTTCAATACATGGTGAATATTTTTCCTATACACACTTTCAacaatttttcaaatgcttgattaatgttTTAAAtgcttgtttaacatttttaaatacaacattagcaattttttaaaaatatatt
Above is a window of Triticum dicoccoides isolate Atlit2015 ecotype Zavitan chromosome 5B, WEW_v2.0, whole genome shotgun sequence DNA encoding:
- the LOC119312003 gene encoding long chain acyl-CoA synthetase 2-like; translated protein: MEKTVYTVKVGEATPAAGGRPAAGPVYRSIYAKDGLMRLPQEIHSPWDFFSGAVKKYPKNRMLGRRQVSEGKAGDYVWQTYEQVYQKVIQIGAAIRGFGVKPGAHCAIYGSNCPEWVMAMQACNSQGICYVPLYDTLGQNAVEFILDHAEISIAFMQESKIKSIVAVLPKCTAHIKAIVSFGDVTIELKREVEQLGVSCFSWEEFSTMGEETKELPKKQKDDICTIMYTSGTTGEPKGVIITNRAIVAGVTTTEHLLQLTDKVVDEYDSYFSYLPLAHIFDQVIGNYCISKGASIGFWQGDIRYLMEDVQLMKPTIFCGVPRVYDRIYTGINQKIQSGGLIAKHLFQYAYNYKLGNLMNGFKQHEASPFFDKIVFSKIKEGLGGRIRLMLSGAAPLPRHIEEFMRVTSCSVLAQGYGLTESCSGCFTSIANVISMIGTVGPPVTAVEARLESVPEMGYDALSSAPRGEICLRGHTLFSGYYKRPDLTEEVYSDGWFHTGDIGEWQPDGTMKIIDRKKNIFKLSQGEYVAVEVLESAYTQSQLVASVWVYGNSFESFLVAVVVPEKQAIEDWAALNGKSGDYAELCSDPKARRYIQDELNQTGKKLGLRGFEMLRAVHLEPVPFSIDKDLITPTFKLKRPQLLKYYKDRVDQLYKDAKMGAAQ